In the Sphingomonas sp. LM7 genome, one interval contains:
- a CDS encoding gamma carbonic anhydrase family protein → MPLYALGGYQPQLAADAWVAPSADLIGDVHLAELASVWFGAAIRADNTPILIGARTNIQDGAMLHSDPGAPCTLGEDVTVGHHAILHGCTIGDRSLIGMGATILNRAVIGEDCLVGAGALVTEGKTFPPGYLIVGSPAKAIRPLDDNQKAMLKASAALYAAKQRQYAQELRRVD, encoded by the coding sequence ATGCCGCTCTACGCACTGGGCGGCTACCAGCCACAACTCGCCGCAGACGCCTGGGTCGCGCCGAGCGCCGACCTGATCGGCGACGTCCACCTCGCCGAACTGGCGAGCGTATGGTTCGGCGCAGCGATCCGCGCCGACAACACTCCGATCCTGATCGGCGCGCGGACCAATATCCAGGACGGCGCGATGCTCCATTCGGACCCCGGCGCGCCGTGTACGCTGGGCGAGGACGTGACCGTCGGCCACCACGCCATCCTCCACGGCTGCACCATCGGCGACCGCTCGTTGATCGGCATGGGCGCAACGATCCTCAACCGTGCCGTGATTGGCGAGGACTGTCTGGTCGGCGCCGGCGCGCTGGTCACCGAAGGCAAGACCTTCCCGCCGGGCTATCTTATCGTCGGCTCGCCGGCCAAGGCGATCCGCCCGCTCGACGACAATCAGAAGGCGATGCTCAAGGCGTCGGCGGCGCTCTACGCAGCCAAACAGCGCCAATATGCGCAGGAACTCCGTCGAGTCGATTGA